In the genome of Ovis canadensis isolate MfBH-ARS-UI-01 breed Bighorn chromosome 21, ARS-UI_OviCan_v2, whole genome shotgun sequence, the window TAAAGTATGCTGAGCAcaaaggaattgatgcttttgaactgtggtattggagaagattcttgagagtcccttggactacatggagatccaagcagtcaatcctgaaggaaatcagtcatgaatattcattggaaggactgatgttgaagctgaaactccaatactttggctgcctgattcgaagaactgattcatttgaaaagaccctgatgctgggaaagattgaagctgaaaggagaagggggaaacagaagatgagatggttcgatagcatcagcagctcaatggacttgagtctgagtaaacttcgggagttggtgacggacagggaggcctggtgtgctgctctccatggtgtggcaaagtgtcagacaagactgagagactgaacttaactgaactggacATGGCCCTACCCATTCGAGCAAGACCCAGTATCCCCCTCAGTTAGTCTCTCCCTTCAGGAcatttccataagcctcttattctccatcagaggaaagagagaatgaaaaccacagtcacagaaaactaaccaatctgatcacatggatcacagccttgtcaaactcaatgaaactatgagccatgccatgtagggccactcaagGCAGATatatcatggtggagagttctaaaaaacatggtccactggagaagggaatggcaaaccacttcaatattcttgccttgagaacccatgaacagtatgacaaggcaaaaagataggacactgaaagatgaacttcccaggttggtaggtgcccaatatgatactggaagtcagttgagaaataactccagaaagaatgaagagacagagccaaagcaaaaacagcacccagttgtggatgtgactggtgatagaagcaatgtcCAATTCTGTAAatagcagtattgcataggaatctggaatgttaggtccatgaatcaaggcaaattggaagtggtcaaacaggagatggcaagagtgaacgtggacattttaggaatcagcaaactaaaatggactggaatgggggatattgactcagatgaccattatattgtgggtaagaatcccttagaagaattggagtagccatcataatcaacaaattggccttggagtacaaaatgaagcaggtcaaagggtaatcagagttttgccaagagaatgcactggtcatagcaaacaccgtcttccaacaacaaaagagaagactctacacatggacaccaccagatggtcaatactgaaatcagactgattatattctttgcagtcaaggGGAAAGAGTGAGGATGAGAAAGAGAACTGATGACTTCTGATTTCTTGGGTCCAGGCACTGAGATCTTTGGATCTGCTCTGGTTCCTATGTCCCAGATCCCTAGAATCCTTCCAAATAGTCCCCCCTTTCCTTGAAGCCAGTTGGAGTTGGGCTCCTCTCACTTGTGTTTCAGAATTGGTTCCAGATCCTTCCCAAACATTATGCACCTCCCAGACCCAAACAGAGGCACCCATTTGTTTCAGGACCATTAAGAGtgaaacattttattctttactgAGAATAGGGTTTGCAGAGCACCAAATGCAGTTCACCAGCATCCTGGGCAGGAGTGTCCTAAGTGTGAGCCAGTGTGTGTTAGGAGCAGCCTGATTGATTCCTGAACCAGTCCAAGATTTACACTGCCTGTGCCAGGCAAATCCTGTCATTTCCTCGATCAAATACTGAGAAATACAGCCTCAAGAAGACTTCACCAAGGACCCAGGTCTCTGAGATGTTATCTTGCTCTGTGCCTCCTCTAAAGGTGGTAAAGCAATGGCCTTGAGAATCCTGGGGGAGTCAGAGACACACACCAGTCAGCCTGAGCCCTTTCCTGCAAATGCCTTCAATATCCAGACTTAGCACAGTTCTTggttttatttcactcttttgcTTACTATCAGGTGATTTTCTTGGCATCTGGGGATGTGAGGGTTCATCCCACATGAGAAAGGGCCAAGGTATGTGGCTGCCATATGGCAGGGTGTAGAGGATGAGACGATAGAAAATTTGGGATTATCAGAAACAAAGCAATATACAACGAAAtgataaacaacaaaatcctactgTAGAGTGtaagaaactatattcaataaacagcagtgaaaaagaataaaaaagaatatgtatttctGTATGTGTACAACTGAGTCagtttgctgtgcagcagaacttAAGGCAACACTGACGATCAGCcaccagtccagttcagttcagtcactcagtcgtgtcccactgtttgtgaccccatgaaccgccaTACTTCAATACAATTTTTTCGAAAACAAGAGTGTCCCATAGTTCTCCTTACACTCCCTGTTCCTTTCCTTCTGACTCCTGCTCTTTGTTTTCTCTGCAGAGAATGCTGGTTCTTCTCCTGCATCCCCAGAACctgttctttattaaaaaataacttttactttcatattcAAGTATAGGTAATTAACAATATtctgagtttcaggtggacagtaaagtgactcagtcatacatatacatgtatccttgtCCCAAAGattccccttccatccaggctgccacataacattgagcagaattccctgtgctgtattcAGTAGCTcgctgtttgttagccatttaaaatacattcataGAGGTGCTTACAATTCATTCTTTAAGACTTAGCTCAGACCCTCTGGGAAGCTTGCTTGGATCCACACTCACCCTCTTTGGCCACTCCAGGAATGGTTGGGTGACTTACTCTGGTGCTCCACCCCCACCTATCAGTCTGAAGCCCTCATCACTCTAATAAGTGCCCAGTGCCCCTTAGCAAAGCACCTTGGGGTGCCATTTGCATGAAATCCAGTGTAGATTTGCCCAGAACCAAGTGGGCTTCCTTGTAGCTAGCTCCATGAGGTGGGGGGTTAGAATTACTGAAATTCCGGATCTGCCTCAAAGCCTTCTGTGAGCCCTTCAGAGCTTGCTCTGAACTCCCTTGGGAGCTGTCATGAAGCCTGTCACAGGGTCCCCTTATGTGCTCTAGCATTCAAACTCTCCACCAAGGGGTCGGGTACCCACGTCATTTATCATTCAAACAAGGAGAACACGGAGAGGGAAGGGAGACTGTTAATCCCTAGGGTGGAATGGCACACTGGGACTGTCCCCAGCCATCCCCATGCCACATGGCCTATTTTCAGGGACTGCTAGAGCTGACTTTTCATGTTCATGCATCTGAGAGCTCTGAATTGAAGCTCTTTGAGGACTGAGGACCTTAGTGTTCCCATCTCCTTGTGACTCCTACCATGCTAGCATCGGGTGGTGTCTCCACATTTATTTCAGGAAGATCGATGTCCCAGACGGCCCTTCACTCTCAAGTGGTTTATTTAGTGGGAGGCTCTGGCCCAGCCACAGGGCTCAGCAGCACCTGCAATGGTGAGACTAGACCTGCAGATGGCATCCTCCTCCCAGCAGCAGCCCCCAAAAAGGTTCCTGCAAGTTTCAGTTTGAGAATCAACCCTCAGGACTGTCCCCTCACCTTGAAGATGTAGGCTCGAGCTGGTACTGGGTAGTTGATGCCATTGATGGTGAAGACAAGAGAGGGCAGGATATTGATGGCAAAACATGAGATATAGTGCTgttagagagagagggaaagaggttGGCCCTGGAGATCCTTGTTGTGCATGGAGACTGGGAGTGACCCTTCGGCATGACCCTTCACCTTGAAACCATGGGGGTGTGGCACGGATGAGCCTCTGGATGTTATTAACCAGACTTGTTGGACCTTGTATCAGTGATGTCCCGGTGTCCAAAACAGCATGGCATCCTCCAGAACAAGCAATAACCTTTCGTTTCATGGAGATGCTGCCAGACAGTGGGACAAAGTGGACATGAAGGTTACTCTGAGTCTCCCCAGAGCTGCCCCCTGCCCGACTGTCTCCTGAATATCCCTTCATCTCTTTCCCTGACTCTTCCTTTGCTCTGGACATGGCAACTTGACACCCTTAAATGCAGCACTTGAATACACCAGGCTCGTTTGTACCTTGACACAAGGTGGTCTTCCTTCTTAGAAGACCTCCCTTTCCCTTTCTAGATAACTTCTCATCCTTTAGATTTCTGCTTAATTGTCATAATTTTGGGGAAGTCGTTCCCGTGGTGTATATCAGTCTCTTATCTTGGTCCCTCTCTGTAGACCCTTCCTCATGTCTAGCATGTACCAAAGTGATAATTCACTGTGTGTGGGAGTCGCTTCATGTACATTTGCCTTTTTAGATGTGAGGGCAAGTTTATTCTCATCAGATCcctaaagtgcctggcacacagtggatgCACAATGCTTGTCTGTTGAATGAGTAATGAACACTGTGAAAATAATGAATGAAGAACAATCAGAGAGCTATATCTGAAGTCAAACAAAAATGGGTCAAACACACAGTGAAGACGGAAGTTCCCAGGGGCAGCAGATTCTCATAGGGATGGTGAAAACTGGCTGCCCTGGGAGAGGGTGTCTCCCAGCACTGCTCACTCACCCAGCTCAGACACTGAGACCTTGGCCAGGCGATACCTGAGTAGCCCATGGAACCTCCAAAGGACAGAGCCACTTTTTTTCTGAGGGTATTACACAGAATCCCATCAATTATTGCCCCTTGTTCTCAAGACATTTCTGGATCCCTCCTTCCTGATTCCCTCAGCTACAGCATCTGCTGCACTGTGTGTCCAGGGTAGGCAATAGGTAGCTATGATCATGTAGGGTGTCTTTTATTATGAGTTGCTTTCAGGTGTCAAGACCGTGGCCAACCTCTCTCCACTGCTGGCTAGCTcctccttaaggagatcagttttCCCCATTTATTCAGGACTTTCCCTGTTTTTAAACCAACATTTATACCTACTGAGAGCTTCCTCAGTCCTGTGTAAACATGAATAGTTGGTCATCTTATCACAGGTCTGTtcaggctgagaaaactctcccTGTTCCTCTTTTCACCACACTGTAGGGTCCTCTAACAGTGATCCCTACCTCACACTCAGCAGTGCAGTCCTCCCCTAGCTGCACAGGCCTCTCTGGAGCCTGTTAAGGACTCTGGTCAGAGCCCTGGTCAGGAGGCGTGGGGCGATTGTGAACCTATGGGTggtttgtgtatctgtgtgtttgtatgtgtcaCTGTGTGTTTGCTTGTGAGTCTCTGTGTGCCTATGCCTGTTTAAGTGTGTCTGTGTATTTAATTGGTCTGCTTGTGTTTTTATGTGCCTGCTTGTGTTTGTATGTGCCTGcttgtgtgtttgcatgtgtctgtgtgtctgtctgtgtctttgtGGGTGGTGTATATGTCTGTTGACTATGTGTCTgtgagtgcatttgtgtgtatCTGCTTGTGTCCATGTACATATGTGGGAGCATTACTTGGGGTGACCCTCAGAAGGAAAGGCTTACTGGTCCATGTTTACACGCCAGTCACCTGCTTGGGTCAGCCACTTGAGCTCTCCCATGTAGTAGGCTTTGTCCACACCACCAAACATCACCACATTGTCCTTCCCCCTGCATCtgtagagagaagagagaaggggatCCTTGGAGGACAGTGACAACAGCACTGTCAGGGCTGTGCTTATCCACCCATCAAGGCCCTAATAATGTCCCCATTTACAGATACAGAAATCAAGACGAGAAGCGATTGAGAACTGGACCGAGGTCAGTCATGGGCTAATGAATGGCACAGAGGAGGTTAGAAACTGGGCCACCTGGCCACTCTCCACCCATTCAGTCTTCTGAAGAGGCCCGGGAACTCTGCGACATGAGTGGTCAAAGATATCCTCGGAGGACAGTGTGCCGAAGGGTTTTGGCTTCCCTCTTGTCTCAGGCCAGAAAAATCAAGGCCTGAGAGTGCGAAAGGTGTGGGTTCAGGCTCACCCAAGGTTGGCTTCCCTGGCCTGTGACCTGTGCTATCCATGAGACCCCACATCAACAGGACCCACACCTCTGCTATCGCTGTCTTGAAATTCCCAATTCTTGTTGAAAAGGGAACCCACACTTCTGTTTGGGTTCCACAATTTGGTTTTACACTGGCTTCTGCAAATTGTGTAGTGGTCCTGGGCACTAAGTGAAATgttagagaggaaggaaagatttCCACCgtccctctctttccttccatttcAAATTCATCTGGAAATCTTGTTGCATTTTCTTCCAACTCATATCCTGACACCTTGCATTAGTCTTCCTCTCCCTTCACCACCTACACCAACCTGCCGCTCTTGAGCCCAGGAGCAgggttgtgttccaataaaatgttatttataaaagCCTGGGTGAAGCCAGGCGGGGCCCTGGGGCCatagttttccagattttctctCAGGATACTTCTGTATCAAGTATTCGATAATTTTCTTGCCATTGAAGCATCTCAAGCTAATTTGGAGAGAGGGCTTGTCCAGCTCAGACTTACTTGCTCAAGTAGAAGGCAAAGACAGGCTCAGAAATGACACCTTGTTTCTTCAGGTTGTCAAAGATGGGGATGGCTCCTATGGCGGACATGCGGGGGTAGTTCAAGCCCAAGATGCCATCAAAGGGTGCACTTTCAAACCCATATTCCTCCAGGCTTAAGCCAAATGGCTGGTCAGTGATAGCAAGGTCCCCAATCTGTGGGAGAGAAGAGTATTCCCACTTAGAGATTTGTGAAGTGGGGCTGGGACTGGGCTGGGTGCACTGCCATTAGATCCTCAGGGAAGAACTGAGGCCCGGCTTTCTCTTCGGTGAACATCAGATAGTTAGACTTagctgggaggggaatttgggttTCATTTGTGTGGGTAATAGATGTTAAAACATCTACTCTGTGTGAGTCAAATTGGCCTCAAGCCTTCTACACAGGCGGGGCAACAGAGTCAGGTCAGGACCCAGTGGTTCCCCCTTGAGGACAAAATGAGTAGCGGGCAGATAGCTTTCTCTTAGGCATCACTGTGATCTGATGACAGAAGAAGACTGAATTAATTGTTATGTGTTATGGATTCCGCATCTGCCCAGGAAGACAGAAGTCCATTTTACAATGTTTCTGGCAGGGTTCTTATGAAACTACTACCTGGGAAATACACTTTTGGGGATATGCGTGTGTTTGTGCTactgtgtatgagagagagacagTAAGAGATAGAGGGGAACTACCCAGGTACTTTGGGGGGAGGCAGGCTATAGGTTTTATTAGACTCTCAAAGGCCCCATACGTTGAGAACACACTTATCAGGCCCCCCTACATCTCTGGCCTCTTGCTTATCCACCCTGGATACTGAAGTGCTTGTCTGCACCCAGGGTCCCCAGATTGGTTTTATCCTTTCCCCAAACAACCACCACCAGCTTTGGTTCTGACAAGCCAGCCCAGCTCCACCACGTATCACATGTGTGACCTCAGCAAGCCCTTGCTGTCTtcacctcagcttcctcatctgtatcgTTAGCTAATCAACACATCTGCTGTGTGGGGTTGTTGTAGGATTAAACCAGTTATTACCTGAAAGTGCCCAGGACAGTCTGAGAATATAAACATCAGTGCTTTTCCCCCCTCTACTTGCGCCCAGCAAAATGAAACTTGTGctgctcatgggcagaggagctgcaaGTCCACAGCCCAAGGCACTCTCTGAGTTAACTAATCTGGGAGTTTGTATGTCACCAAGGGTGCTGTCTCCCCAGGGAAAGGACACTGTGGGTAGGATGATCAATCCCTAGGGCAGTTAAGGGAGGTCAGGTTCTTCCAGCTGGTCCTGTATCTGTTTTGTAAGCAGTAGTCACTCCATAGTCAGTCCTGACTCAACTTCTGTTTATACATTACCCGAATGGTGTCATAAGCAAGTAATCCCTTGATTATCCCAGATCCATAGATTATGTTGAAGGTCTCTTGGGTAGGCCGATAGGTGGAAGACTCGTTATACTTGAAGGTATTGTGTTTATCTGCACACATAAGAGATGATTGTCAGGCAGGTGTCAAGGGTGTAGAACAGGGTGGCAGGGCAAGTGAAAGAAGGTAGGTTGGGGTGTGTCTGTACTCACAACAGGCTGGACTGGTGCAAAAGATGGAAGACACCCATAAGTCAGATGAGCCTGTGTCAATGACAACCTGGAATTCCTGAGGGGGTGTTCCAATGGTGATATTACCAACATAGATGAGCTATAGGGTCCAGGAGGAGTGTGTTAGTGTATATTTGGTTCTCCTTGCCTCCCTCTGGGTGTCACATGTCTCCTGAGATCACTTTCTAACCACTGTGGAGCTCACAGCCTTTGCTCACAGAGGTGCCTgcatttgatattttttcctgtgCTATGCTATATGCAGGTTATTGATTCTACAACCAGGCATTGAAGcagtacctcctgcattggaagc includes:
- the LOC138426763 gene encoding pregnancy-associated glycoprotein 1-like translates to MKWLVLLGLVALSECIVIIPLTKMKTMGEILSENNLLNIFMKEHTYRLSQTSTGNSNITSLPMRNFLDLIYVGNITIGTPPQEFQVVIDTGSSDLWVSSIFCTSPACYKHNTFKYNESSTYRPTQETFNIIYGSGIIKGLLAYDTIRIGDLAITDQPFGLSLEEYGFESAPFDGILGLNYPRMSAIGAIPIFDNLKKQGVISEPVFAFYLSKCRGKDNVVMFGGVDKAYYMGELKWLTQAGDWRVNMDHISMKRKVIACSGGCHAVLDTGTSLIQGPTSLVNNIQRLIRATPPWFQGEGSCRRHYISCFAINILPSLVFTINGINYPVPARAYIFKDSQGHCFTTFRGGTEQDNISETWVLGEVFLRLYFSVFDRGNDRICLAQAV